A genomic region of Arachis hypogaea cultivar Tifrunner chromosome 5, arahy.Tifrunner.gnm2.J5K5, whole genome shotgun sequence contains the following coding sequences:
- the LOC112802410 gene encoding uncharacterized protein, protein MSDPNSVDVILEFLRRNRFTRAEAALRSELGNRSDVNGFLQKLKLEEKELCNVSHDDKGTTVLESRGSDSRDSVDGSKELIVKEIEYGTSRNNVESKRKAAASTGERNQSNEVGGTSDKNFSFSKGSEDNLLDLNSWKFGPGNGPAEPYQTYGGSGASNMLKTPMSQQSKSQTSEAVDAANRKAKSGEENAVPMERNSTWLGSSSKATAEPKYELIQSKEPRELDRQLKFSSSSLKENLVDNALSRNDDNVNLSLDPWKDCSVKTVFPFSTGTGDVSTSYNGSTYLGRKEEKRKEETSDARAAIKEQVDEVGRALYLGKLQGSSEQNNFSSLSFPLSPENQKEEFPRLPPVKIKSEDKQLAINWEEKFERDGLSAKLSGSTDNTLLIGSYLDVPIGQEIKTAGMRRPSGGSWLSVSQGIVEDTSDLVSGFATIGDGLSESIDYPNEYWDSDEYDDDDDVGYMRQPIEDEAWFLAHEVDYPSDNEKGTTHGSVPDPQERGPAKDDDDDQSFAEEDSYFSGEQYLHAKNAEPVTVSDDPIGLTVTEMYGGTNDIDTIGQYNGQLIDDEELNLMRVEPVWQGFVSQTNDRTMLGNGKLLNDSGRSRLEDICMEDDQHGSVRSIGVGINSDAADFGSEVHGSLIGGSSEGDLEYFRDRDVGIGGSKHSHDLDNISNKSIKSKKKSDKSELNKYIIGGDKDARLQMKTNNDVNFSFPQTLNDGQIIQAGPSKALWSSSCNVDERDDRLNAYVGTDDMLSSWRRKSSDSSPVKSSRDDNNANMVRSTNSSPTTLSNYGYTETDHAKLEEDEKGGTEREDELGASLDDEEAAAVQEQVRQIKAQEEEFETFNLKIVHRKNRTGFEEDKHFHVVLNSVIAGRYHVTEYLGSAAFSKAIQAHDLHTGMDVCVKIIKNNKDFFDQSLDEIKLLKYVNKHDPADKYHLLRLYDYFYYREHLLIVCELLKANLYEFHKFNRESGGEVYFTMPRLQSITIQCLEALQFLHSLGLIHCDLKPENILVKSYSRCEVKVIDLGSSCFETDHLCSYVQSRSYRAPEVILGLSYDKKIDIWSLGCILAELCTGNVLFQNDSPATLLARVIGIIGPIDQSMLAKGRDTYKYFTKNHMLYERNQESNKLEYLIPKKTSLRHRLPMGDQGFIDFVAHLLEVNPKKRPSAAEALKHPWLSYPYEPISS, encoded by the exons ATGTCAGACCCGAATTCAGTTGATGTGATTTTGGAATTTCTGAGGAGGAACCGGTTCACCCGGGCTGAGGCAGCCTTGCGTAGTGAACTCGGCAACCGTTCTGATGTGAATGGGTTCCTTCAGAAGCTTAAATTAGAGGAAAAGGAATTGTGTAATGTGTCACATGATGATAAGGGGACGACAGTGCTAGAAAGCCGTGGCTCGGATTCTCGTGATAGTGTTGATGGTTCTAAAGAGCTGATTGTGAAGGAAATAGAGTATGGAACTAGTAGAAATAATGTTGAAAGCAAACGGAAAGCTGCTGCTTCTACAGGGGAGCGTAATCAATCCAACGAAGTGGGTGGAACAAGTGACAAAAACTTCAGTTTCTCAAAGGGTTCGGAGGACAATCTTCTTGATTTGAACTCATGGAAGTTTGGCCCTGGAAATGGTCCAGCGGAGCCTTACCAAACTTATGGTGGTAGTGGGGCTAGTAATATGTTGAAGACCCCAATGTCTCAGCAATCAAAATCTCAAACAAGTGAAGCTGTTGATGCAGCCAACAGGAAAGCAAAATCTGGGGAGGAAAATGCTGTGCCTATGGAAAGAAATTCCACTTGGCTTGGAAGTAGTAGTAAAGCCACTGCTGAACCAAAGTATGAGCTCATTCAAAGCAAAGAACCTAGGGAACTGGATCGACAGCTAAAATTTAGTAGTTCTTCTCTGAAAGAGAACTTGGTCGATAATGCTTTGTCGAGAAATGATGATAATGTGAATTTGTCATTGGACCCGTGGAAAGATTGTTCCGTGAAGACTGTTTTCCCGTTCTCAACGGGAACAGGGGATGTGTCTACGAGCTATAATGGGTCAACTTATTTAGgcagaaaagaggagaagagaaaggaagaaacaaGTGATGCCAGAGCAGCAATAAAAGAGCAGGTGGATGAAGTGGGGAGGGCTTTGTACTTAGGAAAGTTGCAAGGCAGTTCCGAACAGAATAATTTCAGCAGCCTAAGTTTCCCTCTTTCACCAGAGAACCAGAAGGAAGAATTTCCTCGGCTTCCTCCTGTTAAGATCAAGTCAGAAGATAAGCAGTTGGCTATTAATTGGGAGGAGAAGTTTGAGCGCGATGGACTGTCCGCAAAACTCAGTGGTTCTACTGACAACACTTTGCTTATTGGGTCATATTTGGATGTGCCCATTGGACAAGAAATTAAAACTGCAG GTATGAGGAGGCCTTCAGGGGGTAGTTGGCTGTCTGTGAGTCAAGGGATTGTAGAGGATACGTCTGATCTTGTATCTGGTTTTGCAACAATTGGCGATGGGTTGAGTGAATCTATTGACTATCCAAATGAATATTGGGACTCTGATGAATATGACGATGATGACGATGTTGGGTACATGAGACAACCCATTGAGGATGAGGCCTGGTTTTTGGCACATGAAGTTGATTACCCTAGTGACAATGAAAAGGGGACCACACATGGAAGTGTTCCAGATCCTCAGGAAAGAGGTCCGGCCAAAGATGACGATGATGATCAGTCTTTTGCTGAGGAGGATTCTTATTTCTCTGGAGAGCAATATCTTCATGCGAAGAATGCCGAGCCAGTCACTGTTTCGGATGATCCCATTGGTCTTACGGTTACTGAAATGTATGGAGGAACGAATGATATTGACACAATTGGTCAATACAATGGACAATTGATTGACGATGAAGAATTGAATCTGATGCGAGTGGAACCTGTATGGCAGGGGTTTGTCTCCCAGACAAATGATCGCACCATGTTAGGAAATGGGAAGCTTCTAAATGATAGTGGAAGATCACGACTTGAAGATATCTGTATGGAAGATGATCAGCATGGTTCGGTTAGGTCAATTGGAGTGGGGATTAACAGTGATGCTGCTGACTTTGGCAGTGAAGTGCATGGAAGTTTGATTGGGGGTAGTAGCGAAGGGGATTTAGAATATTTCCGTGATCGAGATGTCGGGATTGGTGGCTCCAAACACAGTCATGATTTGGATAACATTTCGAACAAATCgataaaaagcaagaaaaaaagtGACAAGAGTGAGTTGAATAAATACATCATTGGGGGTGATAAAGATGCACGCTTACAGATGAAAACGAATAATGATGTGAACTTCTCATTCCCCCAAACTTTAAATGATGGCCAGATTATTCAAGCTGGTCCCAGTAAGGCTCTGTGGTCAAGTAGTTGTAATGTGGACGAAAGAGATGACCGTCTTAATGCATATGTGGGAACCGATGACATGCTTTCTTCTTGGAGGCGAAAGAGCAGCGATTCTTCTCCCGTTAAAAGTTCTAGGGATGATAATAATGCTAATATGGTGAGGTCAACAAACTCTTCCCCGACCACATTATCAAATTATGGGTATACTGAAACAGATCATGCCAAGCTAGAAGAGGATGAAAAAGGTGGCACTGAAAGGGAAGATGAACTAGGCGCCTCACTAGATGATGAAGAGGCTGCTGCTGTGCAAGAGCAGGTAAGGCAAATAAAAGCCCAGGAGGAGGAGTTTGAAACCTTCAATCTGAAGATTGTGCACAGGAAAAACAG AACTGGCTTTGAGGAAGACAAGCATTTCCATGTTGTTTTGAATTCGGTAATAGCCGGCCGTTATCATGTCACTGAGTATCTGGGATCTGCTGCATTTAGCAAAGCTATACAAGCTCATGACCTGCACACGGGCATGGATGTTtgtgttaaaattataaaaaacaacAAGGACTTCTTTGACCAAAGCCTTGATGAAATCAAGCTTCTGAAGTATGTCAATAAGCATGATCCTGCTGACAAGTATCACCTTCTGCGATTATATGATTATTTCTATTATAGA GAACATTTGTTAATAGTATGCGAGCTACTTAAAGCCAATTTGTACGAGTTTCATAAATTCAACAGAGAATCAGGCGGTGAAGTCTACTTCACAATGCCTAGATTACAG TCAATTACCATTCAGTGTTTGGAAGCACTTCAGTTTTTGCACAGCCTTGGACTAATACATTGTGACCTAAAGCCGGAGAACATTTTGGTTAAAAGCTATAGCAGATGTGAGGTGAAGGTCATTGATCTTGGAAGTAGTTGTTTTGAGACGGATCACCTTTGCTCCTATGTTCAGTCCAGGTCCTATCGTGCACCTGAGGTCATTTTGGGACTTTCATATGACAAGAAGATTGATATTTGGTCACTTGGATGCATCTTGGCAGAACTTTGCACTGGCAAT